A portion of the Candoia aspera isolate rCanAsp1 chromosome 18, rCanAsp1.hap2, whole genome shotgun sequence genome contains these proteins:
- the KIAA2013 gene encoding uncharacterized protein KIAA2013 homolog, protein MWVQQRLKGLPGLLSSSWARRLLALLACLLVASWYLGGAWPRLLRLRAGRPPGGAAGLCLQTETRAWQARAQRGEARLLAGGSRAPPGLVGNGHLLLDADANRLWVAPAGGPGPAFATDYAALAQLRTPAGAAAEAGAAVLLPREGALRRVRCVQAGPAPAPGGCVTVREELLAHRGRPHLYLQRLAVDNPTDRLVAFEVAGPASAASGHFATSLEKAGDRQFFLSSGRVLQPAGDKIVLVVVAAKKLVSRVQVAPKSHFEETLLSVVLTSEPIEAAQLDETFSRLREAAKKEMLEVMPMRTDDLVQEHRRAWAELFISGVEMRKITDAHTPSSETVNMTLYFVLSTTPAPLLDPHISPEEKEKMEATLNYADHCFSGYATMHAENLWPGQLSTVLQVLQLSNLWKLTLQKRGCRGLVAAGAHGLMQGMVLSFGGLQFTENHLQFQSDPEVLQNSYSLRGIHYNKDLINLAVLLDAEGKPFLHVSVKFQDKPVKLYACEGGCSNDPVELTSELHGHTFPVMVTQPITPLLYISTDLVHLQDLRHTLHLKAILAHEEHMAKQYPGLPFLFWFSVASLITLFHLFLFKLIYNEYCGPGAKPLFRSKV, encoded by the exons ATGTGGGTGCAGCAGCGGCTGAAGGGGCTGCCGGGGCTGCTCTCCAGCAGCTGGGCGCGGCGCCTGCTGGCGCTCCTGGCCTGCCTGCTGGTGGCCTCCTGGTACCTCGGCGGGGCCTGGCCGCGCCTGCTGCGCCTGCGGGCCGGGCGGCCTCCGGGCGGCGCGGCCGGGCTGTGCCTGCAAACCGAGACCCGGGCCTGGCAGGCGCGCGCCCAGCGCGGGGAGGCCCGGCTGCTGGCGGGCGGCTCGCGCGCGCCCCCGGGCCTGGTGGGCAACGGGCACCTGCTGCTGGACGCCGACGCCAACCGGCTCTGGGTGGCCCCCGCGGGCGGCCCCGGGCCCGCCTTCGCCACCGACTACGCGGCCCTGGCCCAGCTGCGCACCCCGGCCGGCGCCGCGGCTGAGGCGGGGGCGGCCGTCCTGCTGCCCAGGGAGGGGGCCCTGCGGCGCGTCCGCTGCGTCCAGGCCGGCCCCGCTCCGGCCCCCGGGGGCTGCGTGACCGTCCGGGAGGAGCTGCTGGCCCACCGGGGCCGCCCGCACCTCTACCTGCAGCGCCTGGCCGTGGACAACCCCACCGACCGCCTGGTGGCCTTCGAGGTGGCCGGCCCGGCCTCGGCCGCCTCCGGCCACTTCGCCACCAGCCTGGAGAAGGCGGGCGACCGGCAGTTCTTCCTGTCCTCGGGCCGGGTGCTGCAGCCAGCCGGAGACAAGATCgtgctggtggtggtggcggcCAAGAAGCTGGTCAGCCGGGTCCAGGTGGCCCCCAAGTCCCATTTCGAGGAGACCCTGCTGTCCGTGGTGCTCACCTCGGAGCCCATCGAGGCCGCCCAGCTGGACGAGACCTTCAGCAGGCTCCGGGAGGCAGCCAAGAAGGAGATGCTGGAAGTCATGCCCATGCGGACGGACGACCTGGTTCAGGAGCACCGCCGGGCGTGGGCCGAGCTGTTCATCTCAG GTGTAGAAATGCGGAAGATCACCGATGCTCACACGCCCTCCAGCGAGACCGTTAACATGACGCTCTACTTCGTCCTGTCCACCACACCGGCTCCCCTCCTCGACCCCCACATTAGCcctgaggagaaggagaagatggaagcCACTTTGAACTATGCGGACCACTGCTTCAGCGGCTACGCAACCATGCATGCCGAGAATCTGTGGCCGGGACAGCTGTCGACCGTCCTGCAGGTCCTGCAGCTCTCAAACTTGTGGAAACTGACGCTCCAGAAACGAGGCTGCAGAGGGCTGGTGGCCGCCGGGGCGCACGGGCTCATGCAAGGAATGGTGCTCAGCTTTGGCGGGCTGCAGTTCACCGAAAACCACCTGCAGTTCCAGTCCGACCCGGAGGTCCTTCAGAATAGCTACTCCTTGCGGGGGATCCATTACAACAAGGACTTGATCAACCTGGCTGTCCTGCTGGACGCCGAGGGGAAGCCCTTCCTGCACGTCTCCGTGAAGTTCCAGGACAAGCCGGTGAAGCTGTACGCCTGCGAGGGGGGCTGCTCCAACGATCCCGTGGAGCTGACGTCGGAGCTGCACGGCCACACGTTTCCCGTCATGGTGACGCAGCCCATCACGCCCCTGCTTTACATTTCCACCGATCTTGTGCACCTGCAGGATCTGCGGCATACGCTGCACCTCAAGGCGATCTTGGCCCACGAAGAGCACATGGCCAAGCAGTACCCAGGCCTGCCCTTCCTGTTCTGGTTCAGCGTGGCCTCCCTCATCACCCTCTTCCACCTGTTCCTCTTCAAGCTCATTTACAACGAGTACTGCGGGCCAGGGGCCAAGCCCCTCTTCCGGAGCAAGGTATAA